The following are from one region of the Elgaria multicarinata webbii isolate HBS135686 ecotype San Diego chromosome 13, rElgMul1.1.pri, whole genome shotgun sequence genome:
- the PPP1R14A gene encoding protein phosphatase 1 regulatory subunit 14A: MAAHRVGRRLGRASPARSAGLSPGGARAERTPSPGIQRRQARVTVKYDRRELQRRLDTEKWIDGRLEELYRGREADMPDEVNIDDLLEMATDEERATKLQGLLESCHHNTEGFIQELLGKLRGLRTEHVLRRTSPNSQGDAEPGTEAPERP; this comes from the exons ATGGCGGCGCACCGGGTCGGGAGGCGCCTGGGGCGGGCTTCGCCGGCGCGCTCTGCCGGGCTCTCTCCGGGGGGAGCGCGAGCGGAGCGGACGCCCAGCCCGGGCATCCAGCGGCGCCAGGCGCGGGTCACCGTCAAGTACGACCGGCGGGAGCTGCAGCGGCGCCTCGACACAGAGAAGTGGATCGACGGCCGCCTCGAGGAGCTCTACCGGGGGCGG GAAGCTGACATGCCTGATGAAGTCAACATCGATGATCTCCTGGAGATGGCCACGGATGAGGAGAGGGCCACGAAACtgcag GGCCTCTTGGAGTCGTGCCACCACAACACGGAG GGCTTCATCCAGGAGCTGCTTGGAAAGCTGAGAGGCCTCCGGACAGAACACGTCCTCCGACGGACGAGCCCAAACAGCCAGGGGGATGCGGAGCCGGGCACGGAGGCCCCCGAGCGGCCGTGA